The genome window TTAGCGTAATTTTCGCCCAATAGTAATGCATTCAAGGGTTTAATACTAAGTAAACTGAGAAATAAACCAAATAATACACAAATTGTTAAAATGAGAATGGATGTCCATGATAAATTACCGAGATTCCCCAAGGACCAAAAAGTAAATTTCTGCAATTGTTCGGCCGAACTAAAATAAGTAAGAACCCCAACAACCGAACTGGTAAAACTACCAAACATCAGTCCCACTATCAAAATAGCCATGGTGTCCCGCAAACGTTGCGAAACCAATAAAACCAATAATAATACAGAAGTGCTTCCAAGAGTTGAAGCCAAAACGATTCCGTATGGCGATAATATAATGCCACTCAAAAAAGAAGGCAACACACCTGCGCCTAATATCACAAAAGCAACACCTAAACTCGCACCCGAACTAAGTCCCAAAACATAAGGTCCTGCAAGCGGATTTCGAAACAAAGTCTGCATCAACAATCCACTTATAGATAATCCCATTCCGACCAAAACTGCCGTAATAGCTTTGGGCAAACGATAATTGATGATGATGTATTCCCAAGTCGATTTACTCGCTTGACCGCCTGTCAAACTAGTATAAACCTCTTTGAAAGGTATCGTAATCGATCCCAAACTGATATTCACAAAAAACAGTATGATCAGCCCCAAAAAGAGCAATGAGAATAAGATTGTATTTCGTTTTTGATTGATCAATTATAATGATTTATAGATATTCGGTTTAGTCTCCCTCTCCTCTGGAGAGGGTCGGGGTGAGGTTTTTAATTCAGTTTTGTCGCAAAAGTAAAGACATAATCCGAAAGCAATTCAGGATGAAAAATTTTAATATAATCTTTCAAAACCAAATCAGGCCTTGCAGGCGATAATTCGTAAAAAACCGTACCGCCGGTAGCTCCCAATTTTCCTTCAAAAGTATAAATAGTTTTATTTGCGAAAGCATCAAACTGACCGTAATGCGGGTTTGCTTTTCCTAGTTCAGACAACGATTTGAACGAACCTGTAGCAATCCAAAAGTTGGCTGTTTTGGCTTTGTCTAATATGTTTTCAAACGACAATCCTAGACTTCCGGTACCTTCGAGGTTTTTCCAAAGATAATCTGCTTTAGCATCTTTCATAAATTGGGCAACCCAACTGCTTCCTCTCGCGACAAACCATTGGTCTTGGTACATCGAACCATATAAAACAGTCGAAGTTGGCTTTTTATTTGCAACCAATGACAACGCATTATTATATTCTTTTACAATGTTTTCAAATAAAGAATCCGCCTCTTTTTCTTTTCCAAATAAAGCTCCG of Flavobacterium marginilacus contains these proteins:
- a CDS encoding iron ABC transporter permease, which codes for MINQKRNTILFSLLFLGLIILFFVNISLGSITIPFKEVYTSLTGGQASKSTWEYIIINYRLPKAITAVLVGMGLSISGLLMQTLFRNPLAGPYVLGLSSGASLGVAFVILGAGVLPSFLSGIILSPYGIVLASTLGSTSVLLLVLLVSQRLRDTMAILIVGLMFGSFTSSVVGVLTYFSSAEQLQKFTFWSLGNLGNLSWTSILILTICVLFGLFLSLLSIKPLNALLLGENYAKSMGLNFNKARLVIIIATGILAGSITAYAGPIAFVGLAVPHIAKLVFQTSNHTVLFWSTLLFGAGIMLICDVVSQMPGMEITLPINAITSILGAPVVIWLLVRKRNFR